A window of the Vigna angularis cultivar LongXiaoDou No.4 chromosome 3, ASM1680809v1, whole genome shotgun sequence genome harbors these coding sequences:
- the LOC108324348 gene encoding pentatricopeptide repeat-containing protein At5g16640, mitochondrial, giving the protein MQFLKLPRLLMPHMRRIHLHSQPLPSESTYRFCGIDDAVALFHRMVDMHPLPSIVEFTKILGMIVKMKYYATAINLYNLMEYKGVVPFTVTFNILINSFCHMGRMNFAFSVMGKILKWGCQPNVVTFTTLMKGFCINDKMLDALHIYNEMVARRISVDDVLHGTLINGLCKSKMGNTRAAIQLLQKMGGEEVKPNIVIYNTVIHGLCKDGHINEARVLCSKMIVQGIFPDIFTFSSLIYGLCRAGQRKEVRSLLNGNCLNKKVDEARELFNLMIERGEQPDITTYTILMHGYCLNKKVDEARELFNLMIERGEQPDITTYTILMHGYCLIDRVEEAIKLFHGMIERGLVPDVWSYNILIKGYCKIERVDEAFSVFKHMRLTNLVPNIITHNSLVDGLCKSGKISRARKHVDEMRYWGPPPNVTTYNILLESLCSSEHVDKAITFFKHLIFERSFAPNVWSYNILISGCCKNRRLDEAVNLFKQMCFKNLVPDIVTYNILLDGLCNGQQLDKAIALLKDLIVDQGISPNLRTYNILINGLHKSGRPKTARKISQYLFIRGYHPDVQTYIINELCKGGFLE; this is encoded by the coding sequence ATGCAATTCCTGAAACTTCCTCGCCTTCTTATGCCACATATGAGGAGGATACATCTACATTCGCAGCCATTGCCATCGGAAAGCACTTACAGATTTTGTGGCATTGATGATGCTGTGGCTTTGTTTCATCGCATGGTTGATATGCATCCCCTGCCATCGATTGTGGAATTCACCAAAATCTTAGGAATGATTGTGAAGATGAAATACTATGCAACAGCTATTAATCTATATAACCTAATGGAATATAAGGGTGTTGTGCCGTTTACTGTCACTTTTAACATTTTGATCAACTCTTTCTGCCACATGGGTCGGATGAATTTTGCATTCTCTGTAATGGGTAAGATTCTTAAGTGGGGTTGTCAACCAAATGTTGTGACTTTTACTACGCTGATGAAGGGGTTCTGTATTAATGATAAGATGCTGGATGCACTACACATTTACAATGAAATGGTTGCTCGAAGGATTTCGGTTGATGATGTTCTCCATGGAACCTTAATCAATGGGCTGTGTAAGAGTAAGATGGGAAACACAAGAGCTGCCATTCAACTGCTTCAGAAGATGGGGGGAGAGGAGGTTAAGCCCAATATTGTAATATACAATACAGTTATCCATGGTTTGTGCAAAGATGGACATATAAATGAGGCACGTGTTTTGTGTTCCAAAATGATTGTTCAGGGAATTTTCCCAGATATTTTCACTTTTAGTTCATTAATTTATGGTTTGTGTCGTGCGGGCCAACGGAAAGAAGTTAGATCTTTGCTGAATGGGAATTGTTTAAACAAAAAAGTGGATGAGGCAAGAGAGTTATTTAATTTGATGATTGAAAGAGGTGAACAACCTGACATTACTACTTATACTATTTTGATGCATGGGTATTGTTTAAACAAAAAAGTGGATGAGGCAAGAGAGCTATTTAATTTGATGATTGAAAGAGGTGAACAACCTGACATTACTACTTATACTATTTTGATGCATGGGTATTGTTTGATTGATAGAGTGGAAGAggcaataaaattatttcatggGATGATTGAAAGGGGTTTGGTGCCTGATGTGTGGAGCTATAACATCTTGATTAAAGGTTATTGCAAGATTGAAAGAGTGGATGAAGCTTTCAGTGTGTTTAAACATATGCGTCTTACGAATTTAGTTCCAAATATTATAACTCACAATTCTCTGGTTGATGGTTTATGCAAATCTGGGAAAATCTCTCGTGCACGGAAGCATGTTGATGAAATGCGTTATTGGGGTCCACCTCCCAATGTAACCACTTACAATATCTTGTTAGAATCTTTATGTAGTAGTGAGCATGTTGACAAGgcaattacattttttaaacatCTCATCTTTGAAAGAAGTTTTGCCCCTAATGTTTGGAGTTACAACATCTTGATTAGTGGCTGTTGCAAGAATAGAAGATTGGATGAAGCCGTGAATCTTTTTAAGCAAATGTGTTTCAAGAATTTGGTTCCAGATATTGTAACCTACAATATCTTGTTAGATGGTTTATGCAACGGGCAGCAACTTGACAAGGCAATTGCACTATTAAAAGATCTAATTGTTGATCAAGGTATTAGTCCAAATTTGCGCACATACAATATACTTATAAATGGGTTGCACAAAAGTGGGAGGCCAAAGACTGCACGGAAGATTTCCCAGTATCTTTTCATTAGAGGCTATCATCCAGATGTCCAAACCTATATAATAAATGAGCTTTGTAAAGGTGGATTTTTAGAATAA